A part of Melittangium boletus DSM 14713 genomic DNA contains:
- a CDS encoding bifunctional metallophosphatase/5'-nucleotidase, whose amino-acid sequence MRRLLPGLLSVLLCASCMPVMEGEEIDLSGQEVRLTFLHTSDIHSRLIPYDFAPLKTDTDLGIVPEAGPFGGATRMGAVLKRERARAERLLHLDSGDCFQGAPIFNLFSGEAEFKFLSRMQLDAAVIGNHEFDAGLGNFVQKARDFASFPLMAANYAWDSPRDPGNKQALLNSVPYVIRNMKGLRVGIIGMANISSLNSLVEGGNSLQATPLEQNEVARAYVQMLRPVVDLLVVTSHLGLTEDQDLIRGYEAYYEYERAKPFLERAQEPWQILEWADPKLEGQPQAVVKVFIPGVSGLDVILGGHLHVVLNPPQQLSDPSGRKVVLAHSGAFAKYVGRLDLIVKVPTAQERGPDGAEVVSQTYRAFPLDGLWCDDAMRAYYKDNYWTTGQFINAPGVREALAKCQSLEDRETTDLMQSYLLGMDFRLQLTSIFSYAPRNLERRNSSSGGDSPLGNITADSMRKRRAVEAEMALTNSLGIRDNLYAGAVSQESMFNVFPFENTINIMNLSGTEIQEMLDFVTERSAERGCVSQAQISGARFTMDCAQVQLNDLRTACVQGKAATDCPQTGREGHAPWQCLEDVDGSRCYAHPAIDISINGNPINPNGMYRVAVNDYIAKGGSGFNVLKRNTTRQETGISLRDSLIGYMQGFCTCDDINAGRTTSTAGEHCGALRDGRWVVDEQLRNVCRQAQEFQDALARKVGECTCQDLLKSSANAAERCQVQGLTPEIIQATCNMPQGPYAGRCYCREVISGAQECGSVTGQLKSFCENPVKMPIANASEDGRIGRKVK is encoded by the coding sequence ATGCGACGCCTCCTGCCCGGACTTCTCTCTGTCCTGCTCTGTGCCTCGTGCATGCCCGTGATGGAAGGAGAGGAGATTGACCTCTCGGGTCAGGAAGTCCGTCTGACGTTCCTGCATACCTCCGACATCCACTCCCGGCTCATCCCCTATGACTTCGCGCCGTTGAAGACGGACACGGACCTGGGGATCGTCCCGGAGGCGGGCCCCTTCGGTGGCGCCACGCGCATGGGCGCCGTGCTCAAGCGCGAGCGTGCACGGGCGGAGCGGCTGCTGCACCTGGACTCGGGCGACTGCTTCCAGGGCGCGCCCATCTTCAACCTCTTCAGTGGCGAGGCCGAGTTCAAGTTCCTCTCGCGCATGCAGCTGGACGCGGCGGTGATCGGCAACCACGAGTTCGACGCGGGCCTTGGCAACTTCGTGCAGAAGGCGCGTGACTTCGCGAGCTTCCCGCTCATGGCCGCCAACTACGCCTGGGACAGCCCCCGCGATCCCGGCAACAAGCAGGCCCTGCTCAACAGCGTCCCCTACGTCATCCGCAACATGAAGGGACTGCGCGTGGGCATCATCGGCATGGCCAACATCTCCTCGCTCAACTCGCTCGTGGAGGGAGGCAACTCCCTGCAGGCCACGCCGCTGGAGCAGAACGAGGTCGCGCGCGCCTACGTGCAGATGCTGCGTCCGGTGGTGGACCTGCTCGTGGTGACCAGCCACCTGGGCCTCACCGAGGATCAGGATCTCATCCGCGGCTACGAGGCCTATTACGAGTACGAGCGCGCCAAGCCCTTCCTGGAGCGTGCCCAGGAGCCCTGGCAGATTCTCGAGTGGGCGGACCCGAAGCTCGAGGGCCAGCCCCAGGCGGTGGTGAAGGTGTTCATCCCGGGCGTGTCCGGACTGGACGTCATCCTGGGCGGCCACCTGCACGTGGTGCTCAACCCGCCGCAGCAGCTGAGCGATCCGAGCGGCCGCAAGGTGGTGCTGGCGCACTCGGGCGCGTTCGCCAAGTACGTGGGCCGGTTGGATCTCATCGTGAAGGTGCCCACGGCGCAGGAGCGGGGTCCGGACGGAGCCGAGGTCGTCAGCCAGACCTACCGCGCCTTCCCGTTGGATGGCCTGTGGTGCGACGACGCCATGCGCGCCTACTACAAGGACAACTACTGGACCACCGGCCAGTTCATCAACGCGCCCGGCGTGCGCGAGGCCCTGGCGAAGTGCCAGTCCCTGGAGGACCGCGAGACCACGGACCTGATGCAGTCCTACCTGCTGGGCATGGACTTCCGGCTGCAACTGACCTCCATCTTCTCCTACGCACCGCGCAACCTCGAGCGCCGCAACAGCTCCTCGGGTGGAGACTCGCCGCTGGGCAACATCACCGCGGACTCCATGCGCAAGCGCCGCGCGGTGGAGGCGGAGATGGCGCTCACCAACTCGCTGGGCATCCGCGACAACCTCTACGCGGGCGCGGTCTCCCAGGAGTCCATGTTCAACGTGTTCCCCTTCGAGAACACCATCAACATCATGAACCTGTCGGGCACGGAGATTCAGGAGATGCTCGACTTCGTCACCGAGCGCTCCGCGGAGCGCGGCTGCGTGAGCCAGGCGCAGATCTCCGGCGCGCGCTTCACCATGGACTGCGCCCAGGTGCAGCTCAATGACTTGCGCACGGCCTGCGTGCAGGGCAAGGCCGCCACCGACTGCCCCCAGACGGGCCGCGAGGGCCATGCCCCGTGGCAGTGCCTCGAGGACGTCGACGGCAGCCGCTGCTACGCCCACCCCGCCATCGACATCTCCATCAACGGCAATCCCATCAACCCCAACGGCATGTACCGCGTGGCGGTGAACGACTACATCGCCAAGGGGGGCTCGGGCTTCAACGTGCTCAAGCGCAACACCACCCGGCAGGAGACGGGCATCTCCCTGCGCGACTCGCTCATCGGCTACATGCAGGGCTTCTGCACCTGTGACGACATCAACGCGGGCCGCACGACCTCCACGGCTGGCGAGCACTGCGGCGCCCTGCGCGATGGCAGGTGGGTGGTGGACGAGCAACTGCGCAACGTGTGCCGCCAGGCTCAGGAGTTCCAGGACGCGCTGGCACGCAAGGTGGGCGAGTGCACCTGTCAGGATCTGCTCAAGTCCTCCGCCAACGCCGCCGAGCGCTGCCAGGTGCAGGGGCTCACGCCGGAGATCATCCAGGCCACGTGCAACATGCCCCAGGGCCCCTACGCGGGCCGCTGTTACTGTCGCGAGGTCATCTCCGGAGCGCAGGAGTGCGGCTCGGTGACGGGACAGCTCAAGAGCTTCTGTGAGAACCCGGTCAAGATGCCCATCGCCAACGCTTCCGAGGACGGCCGCATTGGCCGCAAGGTGAAGTAA
- the pdhA gene encoding pyruvate dehydrogenase (acetyl-transferring) E1 component subunit alpha — protein sequence MASAYSKDLLLTMYRKMYLMRRFEERTQQQYGLGKIAGFCHLYIGQEAVAAGVNEAIRPDDYMLSGYRDHAQPLARGSHAGMIMAELFGRTGGYSKGKGGSMHVFDIEHHFYGGYGIVGGQIPLAAGMAFASRYRNEDRITVCYFGDAAANQGAFHETFNMAAKWKLPVLYICENNRYGMGTAIARVSAEPEIHKRGAAYNMRHEAVDGMDALKVYDAVKDAAAYIRAGKGPVLMEANTYRFRGHSVVDPANYRSKQEVEDERKNDPIPRLMAYAIKQKLAKEADFEAIEAEVKEQVDEAVKFADESPEPHLDELWRDTIVEEGEEDVRPRERVLGVKVDKWPSYPSGKDLKVTWDLEPREQAEKADKAAGLK from the coding sequence GTGGCCAGCGCTTACTCGAAAGACCTGCTGTTGACGATGTATCGGAAGATGTACCTCATGCGCCGCTTCGAGGAGCGCACCCAGCAGCAGTACGGCCTGGGGAAGATCGCCGGCTTCTGCCACCTCTATATCGGGCAGGAAGCGGTGGCCGCGGGTGTCAACGAGGCCATCCGCCCGGATGACTACATGCTGTCGGGCTATCGCGATCACGCCCAGCCGCTCGCGCGCGGCTCGCATGCGGGCATGATCATGGCGGAGCTCTTCGGCCGCACCGGTGGCTACAGCAAGGGCAAGGGCGGCTCGATGCATGTCTTCGACATCGAGCACCACTTCTACGGAGGCTACGGCATCGTGGGCGGGCAGATTCCGCTCGCCGCGGGCATGGCCTTCGCCAGCCGCTATCGCAACGAGGACCGCATCACCGTGTGCTACTTCGGTGACGCCGCGGCCAACCAGGGCGCCTTCCACGAGACGTTCAACATGGCGGCCAAGTGGAAGCTGCCCGTGCTCTACATCTGCGAGAACAACCGCTACGGCATGGGCACGGCCATCGCGCGCGTGTCGGCGGAGCCGGAGATCCACAAGCGCGGCGCGGCCTACAACATGCGCCACGAGGCCGTGGACGGCATGGACGCGCTGAAGGTGTACGACGCGGTGAAGGACGCGGCCGCCTACATCCGCGCCGGCAAGGGCCCGGTGCTCATGGAGGCCAACACCTACCGCTTCCGCGGTCACTCGGTGGTGGACCCCGCCAACTACCGCTCCAAGCAGGAGGTGGAGGACGAGCGCAAGAACGACCCCATCCCCCGCCTGATGGCCTACGCCATCAAGCAGAAGCTGGCGAAGGAGGCCGACTTCGAGGCCATCGAGGCCGAGGTGAAGGAGCAGGTGGACGAGGCGGTGAAGTTCGCCGACGAGTCGCCCGAGCCCCACCTGGACGAGCTGTGGCGCGACACCATCGTGGAGGAGGGCGAGGAGGACGTGCGTCCCCGCGAGCGCGTGCTGGGCGTGAAGGTGGACAAGTGGCCGTCGTATCCCTCGGGCAAGGATCTCAAGGTGACGTGGGATCTGGAGCCGCGCGAGCAGGCCGAGAAGGCCGACAAGGCCGCTGGCTTGAAGTGA
- a CDS encoding NUDIX hydrolase: protein MRSSSQAAVTDIEIIEDFSSTAKCDEGFLRLRRLRCQNRRADGTASKVYRVDVVDRPRLDAVAVVVYRRGASGLEVLTRMNLRPAAYFRRGKDMTLPDNASYLRVEEIVAGLLEPEDKGEAGLRHRAAEEVREEAGYAVRPEDVRLLGAGFFVAPGILSEKVFPAAVDVTGVAPGVPQGDGSPLEEGTHLLWRPLGELLAMCRRGEVPDAKTELCLQRLLAEQA from the coding sequence ATGCGATCGAGCAGTCAGGCCGCGGTCACGGATATCGAGATCATCGAGGATTTCTCGTCGACGGCGAAGTGTGACGAGGGCTTCCTGCGCCTGCGTCGGCTGCGGTGTCAGAACCGGCGCGCGGACGGCACGGCGTCGAAGGTGTACCGGGTGGATGTGGTGGACCGGCCGCGCCTGGATGCGGTGGCGGTGGTGGTGTACCGCCGCGGTGCGTCGGGGCTGGAGGTGCTCACGCGGATGAACCTGCGGCCCGCCGCGTACTTCCGCCGGGGCAAGGACATGACGCTCCCGGACAACGCGTCCTACCTGCGGGTGGAGGAGATCGTCGCGGGACTGCTCGAGCCCGAGGACAAGGGCGAGGCGGGCCTGCGGCATCGCGCGGCGGAGGAGGTGCGCGAGGAGGCGGGCTATGCCGTGAGACCGGAGGACGTGCGGCTGCTCGGGGCGGGTTTCTTCGTGGCGCCGGGCATCCTCTCGGAGAAGGTGTTTCCGGCGGCGGTGGACGTGACGGGCGTGGCGCCGGGCGTGCCCCAGGGTGACGGCTCGCCGTTGGAGGAGGGCACGCACCTGCTGTGGCGGCCCCTCGGCGAGTTGCTGGCGATGTGCCGGCGGGGCGAGGTGCCGGACGCGAAGACGGAGCTGTGCCTTCAGCGACTCCTCGCCGAGCAGGCGTGA
- a CDS encoding MFS transporter, with the protein MHDAAPSSLPPRPEYSRAFRLRRAQNWLTLGTMYAAMYMGRYNFSFANARLSETYGWSKPQVGAIISAATLIYGISAIFNGPFADRIGGRKAMLLGAAGGTVFNLAFGLGAYLGFLGTGPLLLGYLATVWSLNMYFQSYSALALIKVNSGWFHISERGVFSAIFGSMIQGGRALIYFIGPLLVLALPWQFVFFVPAAVMTVLGLLTFLWVRDAPDEAGLSPLDTADASSGYTGKVDLKYVARVVFTNPVTLTIAAAEFCTGFVRHGFEQWFPRYMQEAQKLPLDSPVFQKGATGVVLAGIAGAFAAGFMSDLLFKARRPPVAFIGYVLQVVCMAVIWKAPSINLVIAAFVVNSFSISIVHSMLSGTSSMDFGGRKAAATAAGMFDGMQYVGGSVVGVGMGWMLEHFGWGAWGPSMIGFSAVGGVLMLTLWNARPKAHAAPAAPVASGPAADSSKEHSRTGTGG; encoded by the coding sequence ATGCACGACGCTGCTCCTTCGTCCTTGCCGCCTCGGCCAGAGTACTCGCGGGCCTTCCGCCTGCGCCGCGCCCAGAACTGGCTCACGCTGGGCACCATGTACGCGGCCATGTACATGGGCCGCTACAACTTCTCCTTCGCCAACGCGCGGCTGTCGGAGACGTATGGCTGGAGCAAGCCGCAGGTGGGCGCCATCATCAGCGCGGCCACGCTCATCTACGGCATCTCGGCCATCTTCAATGGGCCCTTTGCCGACCGCATCGGTGGGCGCAAGGCCATGTTGCTGGGCGCCGCGGGCGGCACGGTGTTCAACCTGGCCTTCGGGTTGGGGGCGTACCTGGGCTTCCTCGGCACGGGGCCGCTCCTGCTCGGCTACCTGGCCACGGTCTGGTCGCTGAACATGTACTTCCAGTCCTACTCGGCCCTGGCGCTCATCAAGGTGAACTCGGGCTGGTTCCACATCAGCGAGCGCGGCGTGTTCTCCGCCATCTTCGGCTCGATGATCCAGGGAGGACGGGCGCTCATCTACTTCATCGGGCCGCTGCTGGTGCTCGCGCTGCCCTGGCAGTTCGTGTTCTTCGTCCCCGCGGCGGTGATGACGGTGCTGGGGTTGCTCACCTTCTTGTGGGTTCGCGACGCGCCGGACGAGGCGGGGCTGTCCCCGCTGGACACGGCGGATGCCTCCAGTGGGTACACGGGCAAGGTGGATCTCAAGTACGTGGCGCGGGTGGTCTTCACCAACCCCGTGACGCTCACCATCGCCGCGGCCGAGTTCTGCACGGGCTTCGTGCGCCACGGCTTCGAGCAGTGGTTCCCGCGCTACATGCAGGAGGCGCAGAAGCTGCCGCTGGACAGTCCCGTGTTCCAGAAGGGCGCCACGGGCGTGGTGCTCGCGGGCATCGCGGGCGCGTTCGCCGCGGGCTTCATGTCCGACCTGCTCTTCAAGGCGCGCCGGCCGCCGGTGGCCTTCATCGGCTACGTGCTCCAGGTGGTGTGCATGGCCGTCATCTGGAAGGCGCCGAGCATCAACCTGGTGATCGCCGCCTTCGTGGTGAACTCCTTCTCCATCAGCATCGTGCACTCCATGCTCTCGGGCACCTCCTCCATGGACTTTGGCGGGAGGAAGGCCGCGGCCACGGCGGCTGGCATGTTCGACGGCATGCAGTACGTGGGGGGCTCGGTGGTGGGCGTGGGCATGGGCTGGATGCTGGAGCACTTTGGCTGGGGCGCCTGGGGCCCGAGCATGATCGGCTTCTCCGCCGTGGGGGGCGTGTTGATGCTCACCCTCTGGAACGCCCGCCCCAAGGCGCACGCGGCCCCGGCGGCGCCCGTGGCCTCCGGGCCGGCGGCGGACTCCTCGAAGGAGCACTCCCGGACGGGAACCGGCGGATAG
- a CDS encoding serine/threonine-protein kinase PknK: MDNDQTFPSALPPGVLAPGTLIHNRFTLGALAGRGGMGHVYRAQDGVSGQQVALKVLHSAISPEVVYRFNREAALLEGLHHPGIVAHVAHGTTERGQPYLAMEWVEGEELSQRLARQPLTLPETLSLLRRVAEALAHAHQRGIVHRDIKPSNLLLRGGHPEDVVVLDFGLARHAVPTLVGVTGSHTVVGTPGYMAPEQASSQPEIPPAADIFSLGCVLYECLTGKPPFAAPHFAAALAKILFAEPEPLQSLRPGLPSGLQVLVDRMLAKDPLRRLQDADRLIETLATLESVPELLLPRSEAHPPPISLAEAEQTLVSVLLVSLHMQDTGEEETALQDQGIVVRDSLRTTLWPYGAQVELLADGSLVATLVPERGTATDQAALAARCALTFKERWPEASVVLVTGLGVLNQRLPVGEAMDRAGSLLRQVQRQPDASQVVMDEVTAGLLGPSFQLSRIDANTYLLHGERLGTDESRPLMGKPTPCVGREQDLALLDFTLTSCIEEQQARAVLVMAPAGVGKSRLRHEFLRRLERRKEPVQVLLGQGDAMSAGSSFGLMGQALRRLYGITDGENLEKRRARLYQRVAARLPEAQAEETAEFLGELCAIPFPDEYNPRLRAARNDPRLMSAQTSRALVDFLKAECAHQPVLLVLEDLHWSDALTVKLVDELLRELADQSFMVLALARPEVKEAFPGLWSRHVQEVSLKGLSRKACTGLVREVLGAQVPDAIVQKAVEQSDGNALLLEELIRTMAEGRGVAVPGTVLAVLQARLMRMEPVVRHVLLAASVFGHSFWSGSLRELLGPEGEFLEKHLQRLVEEEVIAQQPTSRFASVDEYHFRHALVRDAAYALVPDSQLPTAHRLAGSWLEWMGETDALVLAAHYQRGQQTERAAHFYVQAAEQLFERHDLVGTLRCVEAALVGGVSGQAASWLRALQAVVLVWMDQMPRALEIGDPVLDALKAGSPLWCRLAGGLVTGHLFRGDQAQVARVSQLLLCAQPEPEAMTAYAEACALVGGTALWSGLRPQTENPLRRALQVGAEVIETNAVVRGWTMSLKNQFLYFFEPCPWQAFTMADASRKGFGEAGMDLHALLGHSQAGLAWAAMGDMPRALELLREAVTHIQLAENQLFAALCRYNLLRTLANSTEPEHWREAHSRVGEWMGGGEEAEPFRRGIAQLVLSRVRIAQGAAPEAERHARRACELLASLRTFLIDARTLHGHALLAQGHIAEARRVTELGVRELTEMNSQGTYAVAMHLSLAKACFAQGETAAGERALREALRCVRTRAADIPEPEVRERFLLQVPENAHTRELARERWGDAAL; the protein is encoded by the coding sequence ATGGACAACGACCAGACGTTTCCGTCCGCACTGCCTCCCGGCGTCCTCGCTCCAGGCACCCTTATCCACAACCGATTCACCCTGGGCGCATTGGCGGGACGTGGCGGCATGGGCCATGTCTACCGCGCTCAGGACGGCGTCTCCGGCCAGCAGGTGGCCCTCAAGGTCCTGCACTCGGCCATCTCGCCGGAGGTGGTGTACCGCTTCAACCGCGAGGCCGCCCTGCTCGAGGGGCTGCACCATCCGGGCATCGTCGCCCACGTGGCCCATGGCACCACCGAGCGCGGCCAGCCCTACCTCGCCATGGAGTGGGTGGAGGGCGAGGAGTTGTCCCAGCGGCTCGCCCGCCAGCCCCTGACGCTCCCGGAGACCCTGTCCCTGCTGCGCCGGGTCGCCGAGGCCCTGGCCCATGCCCACCAGCGCGGCATCGTCCACCGCGACATCAAGCCCTCCAACCTCCTGCTGCGCGGTGGCCACCCCGAGGACGTGGTGGTGCTCGACTTCGGCCTGGCGCGCCACGCGGTGCCCACCTTGGTGGGCGTGACGGGCAGCCACACCGTGGTGGGGACTCCGGGCTACATGGCGCCCGAGCAGGCCTCCAGCCAACCGGAGATTCCCCCCGCCGCCGACATCTTCTCCCTGGGCTGCGTCCTCTACGAATGTCTCACCGGCAAGCCTCCTTTCGCCGCGCCCCATTTCGCCGCCGCCCTCGCCAAGATTCTCTTCGCCGAACCCGAACCCCTGCAGTCCCTGCGTCCCGGCCTTCCCTCCGGCTTGCAGGTGCTCGTGGACCGCATGCTGGCCAAGGATCCCCTGCGCCGGCTGCAAGACGCCGATCGGCTCATCGAGACCCTGGCGACGTTGGAGTCCGTGCCTGAATTGCTCCTGCCCCGCAGCGAGGCCCATCCGCCCCCCATCAGCCTGGCGGAAGCGGAACAAACCCTCGTCAGCGTGCTCCTGGTGTCCTTGCACATGCAGGACACGGGAGAGGAGGAGACGGCGCTCCAGGACCAGGGCATCGTGGTGCGCGACTCCCTGCGCACCACGCTCTGGCCCTATGGCGCCCAGGTGGAATTACTGGCGGATGGCTCGCTGGTGGCCACGCTGGTGCCCGAGCGCGGCACGGCCACGGACCAGGCGGCGCTGGCGGCGCGTTGCGCGCTGACCTTCAAGGAGCGCTGGCCCGAGGCCTCGGTGGTGCTCGTCACCGGTCTGGGCGTGCTCAATCAGCGGCTGCCCGTGGGCGAGGCCATGGATCGGGCGGGCTCCCTGTTGCGGCAGGTGCAGCGCCAGCCGGACGCCTCCCAGGTGGTGATGGACGAGGTGACGGCGGGTCTGCTCGGGCCCAGTTTTCAGCTCTCGCGCATCGACGCGAATACCTACCTGCTGCATGGCGAGCGCCTGGGCACGGATGAATCCCGTCCCCTGATGGGCAAGCCCACGCCCTGCGTCGGCCGGGAGCAGGACCTCGCCCTGCTCGACTTCACCCTCACCTCCTGCATCGAGGAGCAGCAGGCCCGGGCGGTGTTGGTGATGGCCCCGGCGGGCGTGGGCAAGTCCCGCCTGCGCCACGAGTTCCTGCGTCGTCTCGAGCGACGCAAGGAGCCCGTCCAGGTGTTACTGGGGCAAGGAGACGCCATGAGCGCGGGCTCTTCCTTTGGCCTGATGGGCCAGGCGCTACGGCGGCTCTATGGCATCACGGACGGCGAGAACCTGGAGAAGCGCCGCGCCCGGCTGTACCAGCGCGTCGCCGCGCGCCTGCCAGAGGCCCAGGCCGAGGAGACCGCCGAGTTCCTGGGCGAGTTGTGCGCCATCCCCTTCCCCGACGAGTACAATCCCCGCCTGCGCGCGGCCCGGAACGATCCGCGCCTCATGAGCGCCCAGACGAGCCGGGCCCTGGTGGACTTCCTCAAGGCGGAGTGCGCCCACCAACCGGTGCTGCTCGTGCTGGAGGATCTGCACTGGAGCGACGCGCTCACGGTGAAGTTGGTGGACGAGTTGCTGCGGGAGCTGGCCGACCAGTCCTTCATGGTGCTCGCGTTGGCACGGCCCGAGGTCAAGGAGGCCTTCCCGGGTCTGTGGTCGCGGCATGTGCAGGAGGTGTCGCTCAAGGGGTTGAGCCGCAAGGCCTGCACCGGCCTGGTGCGCGAGGTGTTGGGCGCCCAGGTGCCCGACGCCATCGTCCAGAAGGCCGTGGAGCAGTCCGACGGCAACGCGCTCCTGCTCGAGGAGCTCATCCGCACGATGGCCGAGGGCCGCGGCGTGGCCGTGCCCGGCACCGTCCTGGCGGTCCTCCAGGCGAGGCTGATGCGGATGGAACCCGTCGTGCGCCATGTGTTGCTGGCCGCGAGCGTCTTCGGTCACTCCTTCTGGTCCGGAAGCCTGCGGGAGTTGCTGGGCCCCGAGGGCGAGTTCCTGGAGAAGCACCTGCAACGGCTCGTGGAGGAAGAGGTCATCGCCCAACAGCCCACCAGCCGCTTCGCCTCCGTGGACGAGTACCACTTCCGCCATGCCCTGGTGCGGGACGCCGCCTATGCGTTGGTGCCCGACAGCCAACTGCCCACGGCCCACCGGCTCGCGGGCTCCTGGTTGGAGTGGATGGGCGAGACGGATGCCCTGGTGCTGGCCGCGCACTACCAGCGCGGACAGCAGACCGAACGCGCGGCGCACTTCTACGTCCAGGCGGCCGAACAACTCTTCGAGCGGCACGACCTGGTGGGAACACTGCGCTGCGTGGAGGCGGCCCTGGTGGGAGGCGTGAGCGGTCAGGCCGCGAGCTGGCTGCGCGCGCTCCAGGCCGTGGTGCTCGTCTGGATGGATCAAATGCCGCGGGCCCTGGAGATCGGAGACCCGGTCCTCGACGCGCTCAAGGCGGGCAGTCCCTTGTGGTGCCGGCTGGCGGGAGGACTCGTCACGGGCCACCTCTTCAGAGGTGATCAGGCGCAGGTGGCCCGGGTGAGCCAGCTCCTGCTGTGCGCCCAGCCCGAGCCCGAGGCCATGACCGCCTATGCCGAGGCCTGTGCCCTGGTGGGAGGAACCGCGCTCTGGTCCGGCCTGCGCCCGCAGACGGAAAACCCCTTGCGGCGAGCCTTGCAGGTGGGCGCGGAGGTCATCGAGACCAACGCCGTGGTGAGGGGCTGGACGATGAGTCTGAAGAACCAATTCCTCTACTTCTTCGAGCCCTGTCCCTGGCAGGCCTTCACGATGGCGGACGCGTCGAGGAAGGGCTTCGGCGAGGCGGGCATGGATCTCCATGCCCTCCTGGGACATTCCCAGGCCGGACTGGCATGGGCCGCGATGGGGGACATGCCCAGGGCGCTCGAGCTGCTGCGCGAGGCGGTGACCCATATCCAACTCGCGGAGAACCAGCTCTTCGCCGCCCTGTGCCGGTACAACCTGCTGAGAACCCTGGCCAACAGCACCGAGCCCGAGCACTGGCGGGAAGCACACTCCCGGGTGGGCGAATGGATGGGAGGAGGAGAGGAGGCCGAGCCCTTCCGGCGGGGCATCGCCCAGCTCGTGCTCTCCCGGGTGAGGATCGCCCAGGGCGCCGCCCCCGAGGCCGAGCGGCATGCTCGCCGTGCCTGCGAGTTGCTGGCCTCCCTGCGCACCTTCCTCATCGATGCGCGGACACTGCACGGCCACGCGTTGCTCGCCCAGGGACATATCGCGGAGGCCCGGCGGGTGACGGAGCTGGGCGTGCGGGAGTTGACGGAGATGAACTCCCAAGGCACGTACGCGGTGGCCATGCACCTGTCCCTCGCGAAAGCCTGCTTCGCCCAGGGAGAGACGGCGGCGGGAGAGCGCGCCCTGCGCGAGGCCCTGCGGTGCGTGCGAACACGTGCCGCCGACATCCCCGAGCCGGAGGTCCGCGAGCGCTTCCTGCTCCAGGTGCCCGAGAACGCCCACACGCGAGAATTGGCGCGTGAGCGTTGGGGCGACGCGGCGCTTTGA
- a CDS encoding pyruvate dehydrogenase complex E1 component subunit beta, with protein sequence MAELMYREALNQALSEEMERDANVFLIGEEVGRYQGAFKVSQGLLDKFGSARIIDAPISELGFTGLGVGAAMVGLRPVVEMMTWNFAILAMDQIVNNAAKLRHMSGGQLRCPIVFRGPGGAGGRLSSQHSQALESTYAHFPGLKVIAPATPADAKGMLKAAIRDDNPVVMFEGERLYALKGEVPEGEHVVPLGKADVKREGKDVTVITWSRMYYFCEEAAKQLEAEGISVEILDLRTLRPLDEEAILASVRKTNRAVIVEEGWPLAGVGAQVVDIIQSKAFDELDAPVLRVTGLDVNMSYAANLENAIQPDAPKIIAAVKKVLYREGA encoded by the coding sequence ATGGCCGAGTTGATGTACCGCGAGGCGCTGAATCAGGCGCTCTCCGAGGAGATGGAGCGCGACGCCAACGTCTTCCTGATCGGTGAGGAAGTGGGTCGCTATCAGGGCGCCTTCAAGGTGTCCCAGGGCCTCTTGGACAAGTTCGGGAGCGCGCGCATCATCGACGCGCCCATCTCCGAGCTGGGCTTCACGGGATTGGGCGTGGGCGCGGCCATGGTCGGCCTGCGTCCGGTGGTGGAGATGATGACGTGGAACTTCGCCATCCTGGCGATGGACCAGATCGTCAACAACGCGGCGAAGCTGCGGCACATGTCGGGTGGCCAGCTGCGCTGCCCCATCGTGTTCCGCGGTCCCGGTGGCGCGGGAGGCCGGCTCTCCAGTCAGCACAGCCAGGCGCTGGAGTCCACCTACGCCCACTTCCCGGGCCTCAAGGTGATCGCCCCCGCCACCCCGGCGGATGCCAAGGGCATGCTCAAGGCCGCCATCCGGGACGACAACCCCGTCGTCATGTTCGAGGGCGAGCGCCTCTATGCGCTCAAGGGCGAGGTGCCCGAGGGCGAGCACGTCGTGCCGCTCGGCAAGGCGGACGTGAAGCGCGAGGGCAAGGACGTCACCGTCATCACCTGGTCGCGCATGTACTACTTCTGCGAGGAGGCCGCCAAGCAGCTGGAGGCCGAGGGCATCTCCGTGGAGATCCTCGATCTGCGCACGCTGCGCCCGCTGGACGAGGAGGCCATCCTCGCGTCCGTGCGCAAGACCAACCGCGCCGTGATCGTGGAGGAAGGCTGGCCGCTGGCCGGCGTGGGCGCGCAGGTGGTGGACATCATCCAGTCCAAGGCCTTCGATGAACTGGACGCGCCCGTGCTGCGCGTGACGGGCCTGGACGTGAACATGTCCTATGCGGCGAACCTGGAGAACGCGATCCAGCCGGACGCGCCCAAGATCATCGCCGCCGTGAAGAAGGTCCTCTACCGCGAGGGAGCCTGA